From Pseudarthrobacter equi, a single genomic window includes:
- a CDS encoding VOC family protein, translating into MSCRISELVLNCTDPELLARFWSGVLGYVELDREDGSIEIGPPAGFGGLQPTIILSPSSNPRTGRLPLHIDVNPVDRDQAAELERLLALGARPADVGQSGDENWHVLQDPEGNEFCLLRRRLDP; encoded by the coding sequence ATGTCATGCCGCATCAGTGAACTGGTCCTGAACTGCACCGATCCCGAGCTGCTGGCACGGTTCTGGAGCGGGGTCCTCGGCTACGTGGAGCTCGACCGGGAAGACGGCTCAATCGAGATCGGGCCTCCGGCCGGTTTCGGCGGACTGCAGCCCACCATCATCCTGAGCCCCAGCAGCAATCCGCGCACGGGACGGCTGCCGCTGCATATCGACGTCAATCCGGTGGACCGGGACCAGGCCGCCGAGCTGGAACGCCTGCTGGCCCTGGGCGCCCGGCCCGCCGATGTGGGGCAGTCCGGCGACGAGAACTGGCACGTCCTTCAGGACCCCGAGGGCAACGAGTTCTGCCTCCTGCGCAGGCGGCTGGACCCGTAG
- a CDS encoding GntR family transcriptional regulator, which produces MAVMLEDSIAGEEDLSLSERAYRHLRDRLIMLDIRPGDPINDGKLAAELGIGRTPVREALKRLESDHLVVSYPRRGTFATIVDITELADVSELRESLEPLAANRAAKLATPALRAEIRETAAAIAGMDGDDDPYDLMRYDIKVHRLIYRAAANAHLEDVLIRYDNLATRIWCMVLEKVPSVSSHIAEHVELLEAVADGDSERAAKLALEHVTSFEQAIRNVL; this is translated from the coding sequence ATGGCCGTAATGCTGGAGGACTCCATCGCCGGCGAGGAGGACCTTTCGCTCTCCGAGCGGGCCTACCGGCATCTCCGGGACCGCCTGATCATGCTGGACATCCGCCCGGGAGACCCCATCAACGACGGCAAGCTGGCCGCCGAGCTTGGCATTGGGCGCACCCCCGTGCGGGAAGCGCTCAAGCGCCTGGAAAGCGACCACCTGGTGGTGTCCTATCCCCGCAGGGGAACGTTTGCCACCATCGTCGACATCACTGAACTCGCTGATGTCTCCGAGCTGCGTGAGTCGCTGGAGCCCCTGGCGGCCAACCGGGCAGCCAAGCTGGCCACGCCGGCACTGCGTGCGGAGATCCGGGAGACCGCCGCCGCGATTGCCGGCATGGACGGCGACGACGACCCCTACGACCTGATGCGCTATGACATCAAAGTCCACCGGCTGATCTATCGGGCCGCGGCAAACGCGCACCTGGAAGACGTCCTGATCCGCTACGACAACCTGGCCACCCGCATCTGGTGCATGGTCCTGGAGAAGGTCCCGTCCGTGTCATCGCACATTGCCGAGCACGTTGAACTGCTCGAGGCCGTGGCCGACGGCGATTCCGAGCGCGCGGCCAAGCTCGCTTTGGAGCACGTCACCAGCTTCGAACAGGCCATCCGCAACGTGCTGTAG
- a CDS encoding ROK family protein, which translates to MDGTTASSTQLLRQINSGALLRFALQEQVFTAGEAMGATGLTRATVLGVCDGLVDAGWLEEVTDGGESGPALKGRPARRYQLREAAGVVVGLDAGEGHLTTIVADLRGRELAKRRQSIDSHALGRAGRVAGAQELIRQALADAGCEAGDVLLTVVGVPAPVDADGRSPGAGEFWQLMNSGFDQYLEGAVTIENDANLAAIAEHAQEPSANVATLLSGERFGAGLIVDGRLLRGRRGGAGEMRFLDILSDSRLEPEEGTSDGFGALARKWARTLVRSYDGDTSLRRIPEEDITAEDVFQAAREGDPLARDIIARLGTRLARIAVVLSSLLDIERVVIAGGISRAIEPVMEHARTLLPANSGLPLPDLVASTFGAESVVHGAIESALTQFRSEPTAFLPRAARP; encoded by the coding sequence GTGGACGGAACTACGGCGAGCTCGACGCAACTGTTACGGCAGATCAACTCCGGGGCGCTGCTGCGCTTCGCCCTCCAGGAGCAGGTGTTCACGGCCGGGGAAGCCATGGGTGCCACAGGGCTCACCCGTGCCACGGTGCTGGGCGTCTGCGACGGCCTGGTTGACGCCGGCTGGCTGGAGGAAGTGACCGACGGCGGCGAGTCCGGTCCTGCACTAAAAGGCCGGCCCGCGCGCCGCTACCAGCTGCGCGAGGCCGCGGGCGTTGTGGTGGGCCTTGACGCCGGCGAAGGCCACCTCACCACCATCGTGGCGGACCTCCGTGGACGGGAGCTCGCCAAGCGGCGCCAAAGCATCGACTCGCACGCACTGGGGCGCGCCGGCCGCGTTGCCGGGGCACAGGAGCTGATCCGCCAGGCGCTGGCCGATGCGGGCTGCGAGGCCGGCGACGTACTGCTGACCGTTGTGGGAGTGCCCGCCCCGGTGGATGCGGACGGCAGGTCTCCCGGGGCCGGCGAATTCTGGCAGCTGATGAATTCCGGGTTCGACCAGTACCTCGAGGGCGCAGTCACCATCGAAAACGACGCCAACCTCGCAGCCATCGCCGAGCACGCGCAGGAACCGTCAGCCAACGTCGCAACCCTGTTGTCAGGGGAGCGGTTCGGTGCCGGCCTCATCGTCGATGGGCGCCTGCTGCGCGGACGCAGGGGCGGCGCCGGCGAAATGCGGTTCCTGGACATTCTCTCGGACAGCAGGCTCGAACCTGAAGAAGGAACCTCGGACGGGTTCGGAGCGCTGGCTCGGAAGTGGGCGCGCACGCTGGTCCGTTCCTATGACGGAGACACATCCCTGCGCCGGATCCCCGAGGAGGACATCACTGCGGAGGATGTGTTCCAGGCGGCCCGCGAGGGGGATCCACTGGCACGGGACATTATCGCCCGGCTCGGCACCCGGCTGGCACGGATCGCCGTGGTGCTCTCAAGCCTCCTGGATATCGAACGGGTGGTCATAGCGGGCGGGATCTCACGCGCCATCGAGCCGGTCATGGAGCACGCACGCACGCTGCTGCCGGCCAACTCCGGCCTGCCGCTGCCGGACCTCGTTGCCAGCACCTTCGGAGCGGAGTCTGTGGTCCACGGAGCCATTGAATCTGCGCTGACGCAGTTCAGGAGCGAGCCCACGGCGTTCCTCCCGCGGGCAGCCCGCCCCTGA
- a CDS encoding sarcosine oxidase subunit beta family protein, translating into MSAPHLPEHPDFLWRNPEPKSSYDAVIVGGGGHGLATAYFLAKNHGMTNIAVLEKGWLAGGNMARNTTIIRSNYLWDESAAIYEHALKLWEILPEELEYDFLFSQRGVMNLAHTLGDVRESMRRVGANKLNGVDAEWLDPQQVKELCPILNISDNIRYPVMGATYQPRAGIAKHDHVAWAFARKCDELGVDIIQNCEVTGFLKDGDRVVGVKTSRGTINTEKVGLCAAGHSSVLAEMAGFELPIQSHPLQALVSELHEPVHPTVVMSNHVHVYVSQAHKGELVMGAGVDSYNGYGQRGSFHVIEQQMAAAVELFPIFARAHVLRTWGGIVDTTLDASPIVGTTPVENMFVNCGWGTGGFKGTPAAGMTFAHTIATGAPHKLNAPFSLERFETGALIDEHGAAAVAH; encoded by the coding sequence GTGAGCGCCCCCCACCTCCCCGAACACCCGGATTTCCTCTGGCGCAACCCGGAACCCAAGTCCTCCTACGACGCCGTGATCGTCGGCGGCGGCGGGCACGGCCTGGCCACCGCATACTTCCTGGCCAAGAACCACGGAATGACCAACATCGCGGTCCTGGAAAAGGGCTGGCTGGCAGGCGGCAACATGGCCCGCAACACCACCATCATCCGTTCCAACTACCTCTGGGACGAGAGTGCCGCCATCTACGAGCACGCCCTCAAGCTCTGGGAGATCCTGCCCGAGGAACTCGAGTACGACTTCCTGTTCAGCCAGCGCGGCGTGATGAACCTGGCCCACACCCTGGGCGACGTTCGAGAGAGCATGCGCCGCGTGGGCGCCAACAAGCTCAACGGCGTTGACGCTGAATGGCTGGACCCGCAGCAGGTCAAGGAACTCTGCCCCATCCTGAACATCAGCGACAACATCCGCTACCCGGTCATGGGCGCCACCTACCAGCCCCGTGCCGGCATCGCCAAGCACGACCATGTTGCCTGGGCCTTCGCCCGGAAGTGCGACGAGCTGGGCGTGGACATCATCCAGAACTGCGAAGTCACCGGCTTCCTCAAGGACGGCGACCGCGTGGTGGGCGTCAAGACCAGCCGGGGCACCATCAACACCGAAAAGGTTGGCCTCTGCGCGGCCGGCCACAGCTCGGTCCTGGCCGAGATGGCGGGCTTCGAGCTCCCCATCCAGTCCCACCCGCTGCAGGCACTGGTGTCCGAACTGCACGAGCCCGTCCACCCCACGGTGGTCATGTCCAACCACGTCCACGTTTACGTTTCGCAGGCGCACAAGGGCGAACTGGTCATGGGCGCCGGCGTGGACTCCTACAACGGCTACGGCCAGCGCGGCTCCTTCCACGTGATCGAGCAGCAGATGGCGGCCGCCGTCGAGCTCTTCCCCATCTTCGCCCGGGCCCACGTGCTCCGGACCTGGGGCGGCATCGTGGACACCACCCTGGACGCCTCGCCGATTGTTGGCACAACCCCGGTGGAGAACATGTTCGTGAACTGCGGCTGGGGAACCGGCGGATTCAAGGGCACCCCCGCGGCAGGCATGACCTTCGCGCACACCATCGCCACCGGCGCCCCGCACAAGCTGAACGCGCCGTTCTCCCTGGAACGCTTCGAAACCGGCGCGCTCATCGACGAGCACGGCGCCGCCGCCGTGGCCCACTAG
- a CDS encoding 2Fe-2S iron-sulfur cluster-binding protein, with amino-acid sequence MTSQNARLATGGRIDRTISWRFTVDGEEFTGHPGDTLASALLANGRIAAGNSLYEDRHRGIMSAGVEEANALVRVEARFPGHVAESMLPATTVSLVDGLQALQLNGLGKLDPAEDRAEYDKKYVHTDVLVIGGGPAGLAAAREAVRTGARVMLLDDQPELGGSLLSGSTAEGLAETIEGKPALEWVADVEAELVSGAESTVLNRTTAFGAYDANYVIAVQNRTDHLTSPAAPGVSRQRIWHIRASQVVLAPGAHERPLVFENNDRPGIMLASAVRSYLNRYAVAAGSRVVISTTNDSAYATAADLAAAGVKVAAVVDARPKLTDVASAAVESGIRVLIGSAVANTSADSNGRLDGVTVRSINDDGELTSGVEQIAADLLAVSGGWSPLVHLHSQRQGKLRWDDELAAFVPSTEVPNQQTIGAGRGSFATADCLAEGISAGAKAAIAAGFESAVEPSVLPEPKASAPTRQLWLVPGESGTPDDWHHHFVDFQRDQSVADVLRSTGAGMRSVEHIKRYTSISTANDQGKTSGVNAIGVIAAALRTAGEASRGIGDIGTTTYRAPFTPVAFAALAGRQRGELFDPARITSIQPWHVAKGALFEDVGQWKRPWYYPQGGEDMDAAVLRECAAVRDSVGFMDATTLGKIEIRGKDAGEFLNRVYTNAFKKLAPGSARYGVMCLADGMIFDDGVTLRLDEDTFFMTTTTGGAAKVLDHLEEWLQTEWPELDVQCTSVTEQWNTIAVVGPKSREVLAKVAPELAANGGLEAGNFPFMTFRETTLASGVRARVCRISFSGELAYEINVPAWYGLNTWESVAAAGAEFNITPYGTETMHVLRAEKGYPIVGQDTDGTVTPQDAGMEWIVSKAKEFIGKRSYSRVDAQREDRKHLVSVLPVDRTLRLPEGTQLVEKGRSTNPAYGPVPMEGFVTSSYHSAALGRSFGLALIKNGRNRIGETLIAAAGDQLVDVVVAETVLFDSEGTRKDG; translated from the coding sequence GTGACCTCCCAGAACGCCCGCCTGGCCACCGGCGGCCGCATCGACCGCACCATCTCCTGGCGCTTCACCGTGGACGGCGAGGAGTTCACCGGCCACCCCGGCGACACCCTGGCCTCCGCACTGCTCGCCAACGGCCGCATCGCCGCCGGCAACTCGCTCTACGAGGACCGCCACCGCGGCATCATGTCCGCAGGTGTTGAAGAAGCCAACGCCCTGGTCCGCGTGGAAGCCCGCTTCCCGGGCCACGTGGCCGAATCCATGCTCCCTGCCACCACCGTTTCCCTCGTTGACGGGCTCCAGGCCCTCCAGCTCAACGGCCTGGGCAAGCTGGACCCGGCCGAGGACCGCGCCGAATACGACAAGAAGTACGTCCACACCGACGTCCTGGTGATCGGCGGAGGCCCCGCAGGACTCGCTGCTGCCCGCGAAGCAGTCCGCACCGGTGCCCGCGTCATGCTGCTCGATGACCAGCCCGAACTCGGCGGTTCCCTGCTCTCCGGTTCCACGGCCGAGGGCCTGGCCGAAACCATCGAAGGCAAGCCCGCCCTGGAATGGGTGGCTGACGTCGAAGCCGAACTGGTCTCCGGCGCGGAATCCACGGTCCTGAACCGCACCACCGCGTTCGGCGCCTACGACGCCAACTACGTCATCGCCGTCCAGAACCGCACCGACCACCTCACCAGCCCGGCAGCACCCGGCGTCTCCCGCCAGCGGATTTGGCACATCCGTGCCAGCCAGGTGGTCCTCGCCCCCGGAGCGCACGAGCGCCCCCTGGTGTTCGAGAACAACGACCGTCCCGGCATCATGCTCGCCTCGGCCGTCCGCAGCTACCTGAACCGGTACGCCGTGGCCGCCGGCAGCCGCGTGGTCATCAGCACCACCAACGACAGCGCCTACGCCACCGCCGCGGACCTCGCCGCCGCCGGCGTCAAGGTCGCAGCCGTGGTGGACGCCCGCCCGAAGCTGACCGACGTGGCAAGCGCCGCCGTCGAATCCGGCATCCGGGTGCTGATCGGCAGCGCCGTGGCCAACACCTCCGCTGATTCGAACGGTCGCTTGGACGGCGTCACCGTCCGCAGCATCAACGACGACGGCGAACTCACCTCCGGCGTCGAACAGATCGCAGCAGACCTGCTGGCTGTGTCCGGCGGCTGGAGCCCGCTGGTCCACCTGCACTCGCAGCGCCAGGGCAAGCTGCGCTGGGACGACGAGCTGGCAGCCTTCGTGCCCAGCACCGAGGTTCCCAACCAGCAGACCATCGGCGCGGGCCGCGGCTCGTTCGCCACCGCCGACTGCCTCGCGGAGGGCATCTCCGCCGGCGCGAAGGCGGCCATCGCCGCCGGCTTCGAATCCGCCGTCGAGCCTTCCGTCCTCCCGGAGCCGAAGGCTTCCGCCCCCACCCGCCAGCTCTGGCTGGTACCGGGGGAGAGCGGCACTCCGGACGACTGGCACCACCACTTCGTCGACTTCCAGCGCGACCAGTCCGTGGCGGACGTCCTCCGCTCCACCGGTGCCGGCATGCGTTCCGTGGAGCACATCAAGCGGTACACCTCCATCAGCACCGCCAACGACCAGGGCAAGACCTCCGGCGTGAACGCCATCGGCGTGATCGCGGCGGCACTGCGCACGGCCGGCGAGGCTTCCCGGGGCATCGGCGACATCGGCACCACCACCTACCGCGCACCGTTCACCCCGGTGGCCTTCGCGGCATTGGCCGGACGCCAGCGCGGTGAGCTCTTCGATCCCGCCCGCATCACCTCGATCCAGCCGTGGCACGTTGCCAAGGGTGCGTTGTTTGAGGACGTCGGGCAGTGGAAGCGTCCCTGGTACTACCCGCAGGGCGGGGAGGACATGGACGCCGCAGTGCTGCGCGAATGCGCCGCCGTCCGCGACTCCGTGGGCTTCATGGACGCCACCACCCTGGGCAAGATCGAGATCCGCGGCAAGGACGCGGGCGAGTTCCTGAACCGCGTCTACACCAACGCCTTCAAGAAGCTCGCCCCGGGCTCGGCACGCTACGGCGTCATGTGCCTGGCTGACGGCATGATCTTCGACGACGGCGTGACCCTCCGGCTCGATGAAGACACCTTCTTCATGACCACCACCACCGGCGGTGCCGCGAAGGTGCTGGACCACCTGGAGGAATGGCTGCAGACCGAATGGCCTGAGCTGGACGTCCAGTGCACCTCGGTGACGGAGCAGTGGAACACCATCGCCGTCGTGGGACCCAAGTCCCGCGAAGTCCTCGCCAAGGTGGCCCCGGAACTGGCCGCCAACGGCGGACTCGAGGCCGGGAACTTCCCGTTCATGACCTTCCGCGAAACCACTCTCGCCTCCGGCGTCCGGGCCCGGGTCTGCCGGATCTCGTTCTCCGGCGAACTCGCCTACGAGATCAACGTTCCGGCCTGGTACGGCCTGAACACCTGGGAGTCCGTGGCCGCTGCCGGCGCCGAATTCAACATCACCCCGTACGGCACCGAAACCATGCACGTGCTGCGCGCCGAGAAGGGCTACCCGATTGTCGGGCAGGACACCGACGGCACCGTCACCCCGCAGGATGCCGGCATGGAGTGGATCGTCTCCAAGGCCAAGGAGTTCATCGGCAAGCGTTCCTACTCCCGCGTGGACGCCCAGCGTGAAGACCGCAAGCACCTGGTCAGCGTCCTCCCCGTGGACCGCACGCTGCGGCTGCCCGAAGGCACCCAGCTGGTGGAAAAGGGACGCTCCACCAACCCCGCCTACGGCCCCGTGCCGATGGAAGGGTTCGTCACCTCCAGCTACCACAGCGCAGCGCTGGGCCGTTCGTTCGGCCTGGCCCTGATCAAGAACGGACGCAACCGCATCGGCGAAACGCTGATTGCCGCCGCCGGCGACCAGCTGGTGGACGTGGTTGTTGCAGAGACAGTGCTTTTTGACTCCGAAGGGACCCGCAAAGATGGCTGA
- the glyA gene encoding serine hydroxymethyltransferase, whose protein sequence is MQDALNASLATVDADVAAAVALELHRQQSTLEMIASENFAPSAVMEAQGSVLTNKYAEGYPGKRYYGGCEHVDVIEQLAIDRVKALFGAEFANVQPHSGAQANAAAMFALLNPGDTILGLSLAHGGHLTHGMKINFSGKLYNVVPYHVREDDLRVDMAEVEALALEHKPKLIVAGWSAYSRQLDFAEFRRIADLVGAYLMVDMAHFAGLVAAGLHPNPVPYADVVTTTTHKTLGGPRGGVILAKEEYAKKINSAVFPGQQGGPLEHVVAAKAVAFKLAATPEFKERQERVLQGAQLLAERLLQPDVQEAGISVVNGGTDVHLILVDLRHSELDGQQGEDALHHIGITVNRNAVPFDPRPPMVSSGLRIGTPALAARGFGATEFAEVADIIATALVASASTGTLPGDTAVELRARVTALAGQFPLYPHLSENSTSVAGAEADLIGAAQ, encoded by the coding sequence ATGCAGGACGCACTCAACGCCTCGCTCGCCACGGTGGACGCCGACGTCGCCGCCGCCGTTGCACTGGAACTGCACCGCCAGCAGTCCACCCTGGAAATGATCGCCTCGGAGAACTTCGCTCCGTCGGCAGTGATGGAGGCGCAGGGCTCGGTCCTCACCAACAAGTACGCCGAGGGCTACCCCGGCAAGCGCTACTACGGCGGCTGCGAGCACGTCGATGTGATCGAACAGCTGGCCATCGACCGCGTCAAGGCACTGTTCGGTGCCGAATTCGCCAACGTGCAGCCGCACTCCGGCGCCCAGGCCAACGCCGCGGCCATGTTTGCCCTGCTGAACCCGGGAGACACCATCCTGGGCCTGTCCCTCGCCCACGGCGGCCACCTCACCCACGGCATGAAGATCAATTTCTCCGGCAAGCTCTACAACGTGGTCCCGTATCACGTCCGTGAAGACGACCTCCGGGTGGACATGGCCGAGGTGGAAGCCCTGGCCCTGGAGCACAAGCCCAAGCTGATCGTTGCCGGCTGGTCCGCATACTCCCGCCAGCTCGACTTCGCCGAGTTCCGCCGGATCGCCGACCTGGTGGGCGCCTACCTCATGGTGGACATGGCGCACTTCGCCGGCCTCGTGGCCGCGGGCCTGCACCCGAACCCCGTTCCCTACGCGGACGTGGTCACCACCACCACGCACAAGACCCTCGGCGGCCCCCGCGGCGGCGTCATCCTCGCCAAAGAGGAATACGCCAAGAAGATCAACTCCGCCGTGTTCCCCGGCCAGCAGGGCGGCCCGCTGGAGCACGTGGTTGCCGCCAAGGCCGTGGCCTTCAAGCTCGCCGCAACCCCCGAATTCAAGGAACGCCAGGAGCGCGTCCTGCAGGGTGCACAGCTGCTGGCCGAACGCCTCCTGCAGCCGGACGTCCAGGAGGCCGGAATCTCCGTGGTCAACGGCGGCACCGATGTGCACCTAATCCTCGTTGACCTCCGGCACTCCGAGCTCGACGGCCAGCAGGGCGAGGACGCCCTCCACCACATCGGCATCACGGTCAACCGCAACGCCGTCCCGTTCGACCCCCGTCCCCCGATGGTCTCCTCGGGCCTCCGCATCGGTACCCCCGCCCTGGCCGCCCGCGGCTTCGGTGCAACGGAGTTCGCTGAAGTCGCGGACATCATCGCGACGGCGCTGGTCGCCTCCGCGTCCACGGGCACCCTGCCCGGGGACACCGCCGTCGAACTCCGCGCACGCGTCACGGCGCTCGCCGGGCAGTTCCCCCTTTACCCGCATCTTTCCGAGAACAGCACCAGCGTGGCCGGTGCCGAAGCAGACCTGATTGGAGCAGCCCAGTGA
- a CDS encoding sarcosine oxidase subunit gamma codes for MAETAASPTPAKTPTDNDLAVRTSPAGVLRDAFAAGSLAGTVEISELPFLTMVGIRVAAGSDAAQRIAAVTGGLPAGSGAVAGSGDTSVLWLGPAEFLVVAPTEAHESLGGGLIQALRDALGGDSGQVVDLSANRTTFELTGPQARSVLEKGCSLDLHPRVFKAGTAYSTEIGNIPALLWKTGEESFRVFPRASFAEFLGRWLLDGMREYASPEVP; via the coding sequence ATGGCTGAGACAGCAGCTTCCCCCACCCCCGCAAAGACTCCGACGGACAATGACCTCGCGGTCCGCACCAGCCCGGCCGGAGTGCTCCGGGACGCATTCGCGGCCGGCTCGCTGGCCGGAACCGTTGAAATCTCCGAGCTCCCCTTCCTCACCATGGTGGGGATCCGGGTGGCCGCAGGCTCCGACGCTGCGCAGCGCATCGCCGCCGTGACCGGTGGCCTGCCCGCCGGTTCCGGCGCGGTGGCCGGCAGCGGCGACACCTCCGTCCTGTGGCTTGGCCCGGCCGAGTTCCTGGTGGTCGCGCCCACCGAAGCCCACGAGTCCCTGGGCGGTGGCCTGATCCAGGCGCTCCGGGACGCCCTGGGCGGCGATTCCGGCCAGGTGGTTGACCTCTCGGCCAACCGCACCACCTTCGAACTGACCGGCCCGCAGGCCCGCTCCGTCCTCGAAAAGGGCTGCTCGCTGGACCTGCACCCCCGCGTCTTCAAGGCCGGCACCGCGTACTCCACGGAAATCGGGAACATCCCCGCACTCCTGTGGAAGACCGGCGAGGAGTCCTTCCGGGTCTTCCCGCGGGCCTCGTTCGCCGAGTTCCTGGGCCGCTGGCTCCTGGACGGCATGCGGGAGTACGCCTCGCCAGAGGTCCCCTGA
- a CDS encoding sarcosine oxidase subunit delta, translating to MLLIPCPNCGPRDETEFHYGGQAHVAYPENPNELSDTEWSRYLFYRSNTKGTFAERWVHSTGCRQWFNMLRDTVSYDIQAIYPMGAQRPDRAGTTGAESGTASLAADSTTTGTAAPSTSGTSLSSTTAAPEGATK from the coding sequence ATGCTGCTGATCCCATGCCCCAACTGCGGCCCGCGGGACGAAACCGAATTCCACTACGGGGGACAGGCCCACGTCGCCTACCCCGAGAACCCCAACGAGCTCAGCGACACGGAGTGGTCCCGCTACCTCTTCTACCGCAGCAACACCAAGGGCACCTTCGCCGAACGCTGGGTCCACAGCACCGGCTGCCGCCAGTGGTTCAACATGCTCCGCGACACCGTGAGCTACGACATCCAGGCGATCTACCCGATGGGAGCGCAGCGGCCTGACCGGGCCGGCACCACCGGCGCCGAGTCCGGTACCGCCAGCCTTGCCGCGGACAGCACCACCACCGGGACCGCCGCGCCCAGCACCTCAGGCACCAGCCTTTCCTCCACCACTGCAGCCCCGGAAGGAGCCACCAAGTGA